The Amycolatopsis sp. NBC_01480 genome segment ACACGGTCCGCAACGCGGTGAGCGACGTGGTCAACGCGGTCAGCAAACACGCGGGCATCGGCATGGCGCTCACGCCGACGGCGGGCGAGCAGCTGACGCGCAGCATGACCACGGAACAGGCGCGGGTACTGCAAGGCAGCCTGCGTGAATCACGCGAGGCCGTCGGCTACGAGACGGTGAGCGGACGGCTCGACGGCGTCCGCACGCGGCGGCGGATCTTCTACCTGGAGCGCGAGTCCGGCGGGACGATCCAGGGCGCGGTGGCGCCGGACCTGCTGGACCAGATCAAGGAGAACCTCGACCGCCCGGTGACGGCGCGGCTGCGCGTGGTCCGCACGACCACCATCGACGGCCGGCGCGGGCGCCCCGTGCACGAGCTGCTGGAGATCACGCCGGAAGTGAACCTCTTCGATCATTGATTGGCCCCGCCGCCATTCACCACCGTGAATTCCGCGGGGATTTCGCCTGCCCTGCGTGCACCCTATTTTGATCATGGCGGAATATCCTTTTCGGACAGGTTCCAGCAGGTCATCGCGGGCTCGCGGCGCCAGTAAATGACCGGAGTCCGGCCAAAGCGGTGAAATGCTGACGTTTTCCAGTATGTAACGATTTCGTCTACCGCCACACTTTTGGGTTAACGTCGTCGCACTTCAACCCGAAGGGCCCCACGCATGACGTCCGACCCCCGGTACCCGCCTGCCCCCGCACGCCACGGCCGCCCGCCCGCGCCCGTCTCCGTCACGCAGCGCCGCGCGCCGGCCAGACCCAAGCTGAACTTCTACGCCGTGATCGCGCTGGTGTGCGGTCTCGCGGCGATTCTTGTGGCCTTCATGCCGGACTACAGCTACCTCGTGTGGCCGCTGGCCGGTGTCGGACTGATCCTCTCGATCGTCGGCCTGGTGCTGGCCGGCCGCGACGTCGTGCGGGGCCGCGGTCTCGCCGTGCTCGGCCTGCTGGTGTCGGTGGCCGCGGCCCTGCTGTCCGGCGTGATGCTGCTGTTCCCGTCGGCCTTCGGCGCGGTCGGCGCGAGCGAGCTGCACCTGCCGCCGGTCTCCGGCGACAGGCATTCGGTCGACTACGTGGTCACTTCGGCGGGCGGCGCGACCGTCCGCTACGGCACGCTGAACGACCAGCGCACCGACGAGGCTCCCCCGAGCACCGACCAGTGGCACGGCAAGGCCTCCTACAACGGTGGCGCGCCGATCCTGTCCCTCACCGCCGACAGCTCGAACGCGGGCGTCAGCAACCAGATCAGCTGCGCCATCGTGGTCGACGGGAAAACCGTCGCGGAGAACAGCGGCACGACCATCGCGCTGTGCACGGCCAACGTGGGCTGAAACCCTGTCCGAGACGAACACCCGCGGCCTGGCGGCCGGCCGGCCTACCCCCATTTCGGCCGGCCAACCGCCACCGAACCGCTCCTGGCGGCTCTTCCGGCCCCGGCCGCGGACGGTCGCGGGGCCGCGGTGCCGGCTTCTCTGTCTGCCCCTCCCCTAGGGCTCCGCCGGCACCGGACGGACCCTACGCGGGCCCGTTCCGATCACGCTAAGAAACCACTAAGGATGCCCAGCCAGGGTATGGACCACCTGCGCAAACACACGTGAAACTGATTCAACCACCTCTTGCGCAGACCGTGCCTCGGGGCTAAACCGCGGCCACGGCGAAGTAGTGGTCGAGCTCGAGGTCGGCGAGCAGGCCGGGCAATTCCGGCGTCCAGTCCAGCAGCTTCCGGGTGCGGGCACTGGACGTGGGGTTGTCGGCCCCGACCACCGCGGCGAGGAAGCCGAAGTGCTCCGGCGCGGTCTCGTCGGCGATGGGGGCGACGGGCACGCCGAGACGACGTCCGATGACCTCGGCGATCTGCCGCAGCGGGACGCCCTCGTCGTCCACCGCGTGCAGCCGCGAGCCGGCCGGGGCCGATTCCAGCGCCAGCCGGTAAAGCCGGGCGGCGTCCGTGGTCTGGACGGCGGGCCAGCGGTTGGCGCCGTCGCCGAGGTAGCCGGAAATGCCCTTCGCGCGGGCGGTTTCGACCAGCATCTTGACGAAGCCGTGGTGGTCCAGCGGGCCGTGCACGGTCGGCGGGAGCCGGACGATCGAGGACCGGACGCCGCGCTCAGCCAGCCCGATCACGGTGTTCTCCGACTCGATCCTCGGCCCCGACTCGAGCGTGTCCTCCTCCGTGATGGCCCGCCCCAGCCCGGCAGCGGCGAGCATGGCCGTGCCCGATGTGGTCACCAACGGCTTTCCGGTGCCGGCCAGTGCTTCGCCCAAGACCTGCACCACGGTCAGGTCGTCTTTGATCGCGGTCTCGTAGTCGCCGCTCATCATGGCTTCGTGTTTGAAGGCGAGGTGGACGACGCCGTCGGCCGCCGAAGCGGCTTCGCGCAAGCCTTCGAGGTCGTCCAGGTCGCCGCGGCGCACCTCGGCGCCGAGCGCCTTGACCTTGGCCGCAGACGCGTCCGACCGCGCCAGGCCCACGACCTCGTGCCCGGCCGAGACGAGTTCGGCGACCACGGCCGAGCCGACGTGACCGGACGAGCCGGTGATGAAAACCCGCATGAGAACTCCTCCTGGGAAACCGGGCCGCCGGTGGAGCGGCCCAGCCAGATGATGACACCTGGTGCCATGACTATAACACCGGACGACACCGGGTGCCATCACCTAGAATGAGGACATGGGCCGATGGGAACCGAACGCACGTGAGCGACTGGAGCTGGCCGCGCTCGAGCTGTTCCGCGAGCGCGGTTACGACGGCACCACCGTCGCGGAGATCGCCGAGCGCGCGGGCCTGACCAAGCGGAGCTTCTTCCGGCACTTCGCCGACAAGCGGGAGCTGCTGTTCAGCGGCCAGGAGCAGCTCACCCGGTTGATCGCCGACACGATCGCCGGCGCACCCGCGTCCGCGACCCCGCTCGAAGCGATCACCGCCGCGCTGATGGCCCTCGACCCGGTCTTCGACGACGAGCGGCGCCCGCTGGCCCGGGAGCGCCAGGCGATCATCGTGGACAACCTCGAGCTGCGGGAACGGGAGCTGCTCAAGAGCACCGTGCTGACCACGGCCATGGCCGAAGCCCTCCGCGAACGCGGCGACTCGGAACCCGTCGCGAACCTCGCCGCCGAATTCGGCGGCCTCGCCCTGCACATCGCCTTCACCCGCTGGGTCGAGCCGGACGCCAAGCAGGACTACGCGAAACTCGCCCAGCAGGCCGTCGACGAGCTGCGCGCCACCGCCGCCGAACTCGGCTGAACCCCTAGGCCCTCGTGAGTGTTCATGCCGGTTAGAACCGTCATAGGCACTCACGAGGCCTAGTCCAGCTCGGCGGCCTCCGCCCGCAGGTCCGAGACCCGGCCCGGGTTCGTCCACTCGTACAGCCCCAAAGCGAGCGCGTACTGCTCCCGCGCCGCGTCCACATCGCCCCCGGCCCGCAGGATCCGCGCGAGCGTGACGCGCAGGACGCCTTCCTGCAGTTCGAGTTGACGCGCCGTCGCCAGCTCGACGCCTTCGCGCGTGTAGCGCTCGGCCGCCTCCCGATCACCGGCGCGCAGGTGCAGTTCGGCGAGATTGTTCAACGACACCACGGCATAACTGTCGTCGCCCAGCTCGCGGTCGATCTCCAGCGAGCCCAGCTGGTGGGTGATCGCGTCCTGGACGCGGCCGGCCCGCTTCTCCGTCTCGGCGCAGTTCGCCAGCGCCTGCCCGCGCAGCTCGAGGTCGCCGGTCCGCTCGGTCTCCGCGACCGCCTCGCGCAGCCGCTCGATGGCCTCATCATGGTGCGACAGCAGGGAAAGCGCGCTGCCGAGGTGGATGTTCGCCGACGTCACCAGCCGCTTGTCGCCCAGCCCGCCGGCCAGGTCTAGGGCGCGCTCGGCGTCGGCGAGGCAGCCCTGCGGCAGCTCGAACGTCAACGCGATGGCACAGCGGGAGATCAGCATCCAGCACTGCCCGAGCACCTCGCCCGCGGCCTCGGCGGCGGCCAGCCCGAGGTCGACCAGGCGGTTCCAGTCGTCGAACAGCGGGTGCACCACGCGGTAGGTGTGCGCGACCCGCGCCAGCCGCCAGACGTCGGAGTACCGCGCGGCGGTGTACGCGGCGTCGAGCACCGCCAGCAGGTTCGGCCACTCGGCGGCAAACCAGTCCTGCGCCTCGTCGTAGGTCCGCAACGGCGGCAGCGCCTCGGCCGGCAGCGCGCCGGTGAAGTCGAGCGAGTCGACGATCCGCAGCATCCGGCGCCGGGCCGTGTCCGACGCGACCTGGTAGTAGCGCACGGCATTGGCCAGCACGCCCGCGTGCTCCTCAGTGTCCAATTCGGACTGCGCCAGCTCCCACAGGTACAGCCGGACGAGATCGTGCGGGACGAAGACGTCGCGCGCGGTCTCGGCGAGCAGGTTGTGCGTCGCGAGCGTCCGCAGCGCGCGCCGCGCCTGCGCGACGGGGATCCCGGCCACCGCGGCCATCAGGTGCGGGCCCACCGCCTCGCCCGGCAGGGCGCCGAGCCACAGCAGCAGCCGGGCCAGGTCCGGGGGCAGGCCGCGGAACGAGACGTCGAACGCCGCCCGCACGCCGTCGTCCGCACCGTCCACCTGGAGCGCGGCGAGGCGGGTGCGCTCGTTGAACAGCTCGTCGACCAGGTCCTTGCGGGTCCACTGTGGACTGGACGACAGCCGAGCGCCGGCGATCCGCAACGCCAGCGGCAGGTAACCGCAGAGCCGGGCGAGCGCGTGGTTCAGGTCGAAGTCGCCTGGGCCGGCCAGCTCCTCGATCACGCGCACGGCGTCCTCGGGCGCGAGCGTGCCCAGCACCCGCAGCCGCGCGGCGTTCGAAACGGCCAGGCCCTCCAGCCGCGAGCGGCTCGTCACCACGGTCATCGACCGCGAGCTGGGCGGCAGCAGCGGGCGGACCTGCTCGGCCGTGCGCGCGTCGTCGAGCAGCACGAGCATCCGCCGTCCGGCGATCAGCGACCGGTACAGCGCGACGCGTTCGTGCAGTTGCTCCGGCACCTCACTCGCCGCCACGCCGAGGCCGAGCAGGAACTGGGTCAGCAGGTCCGCGGGTGCCAGCGGCGCTTCGTGCGGGTCGAAACCGCGCAGCGACGCGAACAGCACGCCGTCCGGAAAGCGCTTCGCCACGCGGTGCGCCCACCACACGACCAGCGCGCTCTTGCCTACCCCGGCCGTCCCGGAGACGACGGCGACGGTGCTCTCGGTGGTCTCGGCCAGCCGGTCGAGCCAGGCCAGCTCCTCGTCGCGGCCGGCCAGCGCCGGCAGTGCGGCGGGCAGCTGTGAAGGCGCTTTCCCTGGCTCGGCCGGGCCCGGCGCGGCGACGCTGGGCGCACCCAGATCGTCGTTCAGCACCCGTTCGTGCAGCCAGCGCAGCTCGCTGCCGGGCTCGACGCCGAGCGTGCGCAGGGTGGCCCGGGAGACGGTGCGGTACAGCTCGAGCGCGTCGCCGCGGCGGCCCGCGAGGTAGAGCGCGCGCATGAGCTGGCCCGCGGTGCGCTCGGCCAGCGGGTCGGCGCGGACGATCGGGCTCAGCTCGACGATCAGCTCGTTGTGCCGGCTCAGCTCCAGGTCGGCGTCGACCCGGGCGCCGTGCACGGCCAGGCGGAGGTCCTCGAGTTCGGGCGCCAGCACGGAATCCGGCACACCGGACAACGCGGGCCCTTGCCACAGCGCGAGCGCCTCCGCGAGCAGCGCCGAGGCCCGCTCCGGCGGCTCCAGCGTGGCGCGATCCAGCAGCATCCGCGCTCGCTGCGCGTCGATCCGCTCCGGCTCGATCGCGAGCCGGTACCCGGGCGGGCTGGTGAGGATCTCCGCGACCGGGCCGTCCGGCATGTCACGCAGCACGCGGCGCAGGTGCGAGACGTTGCCGTGCACGATGGTCCGCGCAGTGGCCGGCGGGTCGTGGCCCCACAGCGCGTCGATGATCTCTTCCAGCGGCACGACCTTGCCGACCTTCAGCGCCAGCAGCGCGAGCAGGCCCCGGACCCCGGGACCGCCGATGGCCACGGCCTGGGCGCCGTCCAGCAGGCGCACCGGCCCGAGCAGCTCGACGCGCGCGCCGGCTCCGTTTTCGGCCATGCTCCCGCGCACCTCCCCGGGCTGATCCGGCGCCTGTCGGCCAAAAACGTCAACCTACCGTGATCACGAGCTGACAGATACAGCTCTTTAGTGAACGATCGCCGCCCGGCAACCGCTGATTGGCCGCTGTTTCACCGTCGGTACGCCAAGTTCGGCAGCTCGACTTGGGGATTACCCCGAATGTCGTAACGCGGGACGGGATTCGGCGCAGGAACCCGTAATCCGGAAACGCCGGAAAAGTCCGGGAAAAACGAATCCGGCCCCGCACCATCAGTCCCGAACTGATGGTGCGGGGCCGGACTCGGTGACGTCGGCCAGGCCGCCAGGGGGCGCGGTCCACCCGACTTCGCGCTGTCCCGGCCAGGCGGGGGGCTCACCCCGAGCTTGAATCCCGGACGGCCGTGGACAACTGCTCCGCGGCGGCCTTCCAGGGCCGCTGCGGAGTGGCAAGACGGTAACAGGGCGCGTTTCCCCGGCTACTGCCGACCCGCCGCGGCGCGGTGGTAAGAAGCATCACCGTTTGAGCGGCGTGCTGTCCCGGCCCGCGATGAACGCCGGCCGGGGCGCGCTCGCCGCGAACGGCTCCTGCAGCTCGTTCTCGACACTGTTGAAGACCAGGAAGATGTTCGACCGCGGATACGGCGTGATGTTGTTCGACGAGCCGTGCATGATGTTCGAGTCGAACCAGAGTGCCGAACCCGCCGCGCCGGTGAACTGCTCGATGCCGTATTCGGCCGCCATCTTCATGATGTCGTCCTCGGCCGGCACCCCGACGCGCTGGTCCTTCAGCGAAGCCTTGTAGTTGTTCTCCGGCGTCTCGCCCGCGCATTGCACGAATGTGCGCTGCGAGCCCGGCATGACCATGAGACCACCGTTGTACGGGTAATTGTCGGTCAGCGCGATGGAGCAGCTGACCGCGCGCGGCGACGGCATGCCGTCCTCCGCGTGCCACGTCTCGAAGTCCGAGTGCCAGTAGAACCCCGTGCCCTTGAACCCGGGCATGTAGTTCACCCGGCTCTGGTGGATGTACACCTCGGACCCGAGGATCTGCCGCGCGCGGTCCAGCACCCGGGGGTCGTGGACCAGCTCGCGGATCAGGTCGGACAGCACGTGCACGTCGAAGACCGACCGGACCTCGCCGGTCCTGGCCTCGGTGATCACCCGCTCGTCGTCGCGCAGCTCCTCGTCGGAGGAGAGGCGCACGAGCTCCTGCCAGTACGTCTGGACCTCACCGGGCGAGAGCAGGCCTTCGTCGACGGTGTAGCCCGTGACCTCGTGATGGGCCAGCGTGGCGGCGTCGATCGGGCCGTCTGCCTCGGTACCCCACACCGTGGGGTGTACGCGCGGAAGCTGCTCCGGCGTACCGGTGATCCGGGTCGGGTAGCCGTCCTCGACCCGGGTGTCCATCAGCGTCACAGTGGCTCGCCTCCTGATCTTCTGTCGTTATCTCTCTGAAGTGGTGGTGGTGACGGCAGTCGCGCCCGGGAAGGCTCAGGCGGGGTCTTCGGTGACCAGCGGGTACACGCCGTTCTCGTCGTGCACCTCCCGGCCGGTCACCGGCGGGTTGAACACGCACACGCACTTGATCTCGGTCTTCGGCCGGACCTGGTGCTTGTCGTGGTCGTTCAGGAGGTAGAGGGTGCCCGGCTTGAGCGGGTAGACCTCACCGGTCGCCAGGTCCTCGATCTCGCCCTCACCGGAGGTGATGAACACGGCCTCGATGTGGTTGGCGTACCAGAAGTCGTTCACGGTGCCCGCGTAGAGCGTGGTCTCGTGCACCGAGAACCCCACGCCCTCCTTGGCCAGGATGATGCGCTTGCTGCGCCAGTTCGGGGTCTTGATGTCGGCGTCGGTGTCGGTGACCTCGTCGAGGGTGCGGACCAGCACTGGCGGCTCCTATCTTGTTCCGTCCTGCTTGTTACTTGTTCAGGACCGTGGCGATGGACTCGTCGATGATCGACAGCCCCTGGGTCAGCTCATCGTCGGTCAGGGTCAGCGGCGGCAGCAACTTCATCACTTCGCCGTTCGGGCCGGAGGTCTCCATCAGCAGGCCGCGCTCGAACGCGGCCTTGCACACCGCGCCGGCCAGGTCGCCGTCGGCGAACTCGATGCCGCGGGCCAGGCCGCGGCCCTTGGCGAACAGGTCCGCCTCCGGGTACGCCTCGACGATGTCCTTGAAGGCGGCGGCAATGCGCTCACCCTTGGCCTTGGTCGACTTCTCCAGCTCGTCGTCGCTCCAGTAGGTGCGCAGCGACTCGGTGGCGGTGACGAACGCGGGGCTGATGCCGCGGAAGGTGCCGTTGTGCTCGCCCGGCTCCCAGACGTCCAGCTCTGGCTTGATCAGCGTCAGCGCCATCGGGATGCCGTAGCCGCTGATGGACTTCGACAGGCAGA includes the following:
- a CDS encoding DUF4190 domain-containing protein; its protein translation is MTSDPRYPPAPARHGRPPAPVSVTQRRAPARPKLNFYAVIALVCGLAAILVAFMPDYSYLVWPLAGVGLILSIVGLVLAGRDVVRGRGLAVLGLLVSVAAALLSGVMLLFPSAFGAVGASELHLPPVSGDRHSVDYVVTSAGGATVRYGTLNDQRTDEAPPSTDQWHGKASYNGGAPILSLTADSSNAGVSNQISCAIVVDGKTVAENSGTTIALCTANVG
- a CDS encoding SDR family oxidoreductase — encoded protein: MRVFITGSSGHVGSAVVAELVSAGHEVVGLARSDASAAKVKALGAEVRRGDLDDLEGLREAASAADGVVHLAFKHEAMMSGDYETAIKDDLTVVQVLGEALAGTGKPLVTTSGTAMLAAAGLGRAITEEDTLESGPRIESENTVIGLAERGVRSSIVRLPPTVHGPLDHHGFVKMLVETARAKGISGYLGDGANRWPAVQTTDAARLYRLALESAPAGSRLHAVDDEGVPLRQIAEVIGRRLGVPVAPIADETAPEHFGFLAAVVGADNPTSSARTRKLLDWTPELPGLLADLELDHYFAVAAV
- a CDS encoding TetR/AcrR family transcriptional regulator gives rise to the protein MGRWEPNARERLELAALELFRERGYDGTTVAEIAERAGLTKRSFFRHFADKRELLFSGQEQLTRLIADTIAGAPASATPLEAITAALMALDPVFDDERRPLARERQAIIVDNLELRERELLKSTVLTTAMAEALRERGDSEPVANLAAEFGGLALHIAFTRWVEPDAKQDYAKLAQQAVDELRATAAELG
- a CDS encoding AfsR/SARP family transcriptional regulator, whose product is MAENGAGARVELLGPVRLLDGAQAVAIGGPGVRGLLALLALKVGKVVPLEEIIDALWGHDPPATARTIVHGNVSHLRRVLRDMPDGPVAEILTSPPGYRLAIEPERIDAQRARMLLDRATLEPPERASALLAEALALWQGPALSGVPDSVLAPELEDLRLAVHGARVDADLELSRHNELIVELSPIVRADPLAERTAGQLMRALYLAGRRGDALELYRTVSRATLRTLGVEPGSELRWLHERVLNDDLGAPSVAAPGPAEPGKAPSQLPAALPALAGRDEELAWLDRLAETTESTVAVVSGTAGVGKSALVVWWAHRVAKRFPDGVLFASLRGFDPHEAPLAPADLLTQFLLGLGVAASEVPEQLHERVALYRSLIAGRRMLVLLDDARTAEQVRPLLPPSSRSMTVVTSRSRLEGLAVSNAARLRVLGTLAPEDAVRVIEELAGPGDFDLNHALARLCGYLPLALRIAGARLSSSPQWTRKDLVDELFNERTRLAALQVDGADDGVRAAFDVSFRGLPPDLARLLLWLGALPGEAVGPHLMAAVAGIPVAQARRALRTLATHNLLAETARDVFVPHDLVRLYLWELAQSELDTEEHAGVLANAVRYYQVASDTARRRMLRIVDSLDFTGALPAEALPPLRTYDEAQDWFAAEWPNLLAVLDAAYTAARYSDVWRLARVAHTYRVVHPLFDDWNRLVDLGLAAAEAAGEVLGQCWMLISRCAIALTFELPQGCLADAERALDLAGGLGDKRLVTSANIHLGSALSLLSHHDEAIERLREAVAETERTGDLELRGQALANCAETEKRAGRVQDAITHQLGSLEIDRELGDDSYAVVSLNNLAELHLRAGDREAAERYTREGVELATARQLELQEGVLRVTLARILRAGGDVDAAREQYALALGLYEWTNPGRVSDLRAEAAELD
- the thpD gene encoding ectoine hydroxylase; the encoded protein is MTLMDTRVEDGYPTRITGTPEQLPRVHPTVWGTEADGPIDAATLAHHEVTGYTVDEGLLSPGEVQTYWQELVRLSSDEELRDDERVITEARTGEVRSVFDVHVLSDLIRELVHDPRVLDRARQILGSEVYIHQSRVNYMPGFKGTGFYWHSDFETWHAEDGMPSPRAVSCSIALTDNYPYNGGLMVMPGSQRTFVQCAGETPENNYKASLKDQRVGVPAEDDIMKMAAEYGIEQFTGAAGSALWFDSNIMHGSSNNITPYPRSNIFLVFNSVENELQEPFAASAPRPAFIAGRDSTPLKR
- a CDS encoding ectoine synthase, with protein sequence MLVRTLDEVTDTDADIKTPNWRSKRIILAKEGVGFSVHETTLYAGTVNDFWYANHIEAVFITSGEGEIEDLATGEVYPLKPGTLYLLNDHDKHQVRPKTEIKCVCVFNPPVTGREVHDENGVYPLVTEDPA